In the Solanum pennellii chromosome 5, SPENNV200 genome, one interval contains:
- the LOC107020274 gene encoding uncharacterized protein LOC107020274 — MVKQQSMNNLEIDDEVENSNLQEELDDSSSEDALYNDVLSSGMFASGETNVLQWLLALDLQVMGACRVDERLKPLLKLNVSAGAAEDRLLAHLSQNFEPSEVGMLARCLCIPLVTMRVGKIRKQGTLLCPTTTRGNLNLAILPTSDLRISFIGDDGSTERVGTFCSESDCSAIEIKDIVADDSGRSFLISIPDGETFYFWCSEKSKLLGDELRRKMRDLIKMKPSLAELTGINESRIDCFAIHLRAYLHGSAAINPQASSMMSRDPPVAGFVDSSELGLDAQISVASQKPLRPEHVSSMGSNTSLMSSLSPMSNAFKDSMLRNSSSVCVSGDGLRQHGDSYLSCVDSHIAGISSTDALSSTNVEDDKIGRETRPSNVLEPFVAALPFRGSAATVHSLDSTVFSPYYCWCPPAVSTLQYSVGTPHLPILSTDSSIPLLSSIAPSACSSSILTPNPSLVTDVSALDFPPLLPEPLIRLPFSLGPSQQIPTFTPLVGDSIVHIPVIDVCSSGQGYFVSAGPAISGSIPQLHPNLVNPLIPPETESMAEKSARETLRLLINNSNQPSPQLIDLLPPVLSRSGEETRNMVVTGSRGLYSRTIGVDTTIANDFSFKGLASLSEKPVGGWLDKKKLRIQEMFVPPEKPGISGESSMDDDCGFIDFEKETKN; from the exons atggtgaaaCAACAATCTATGAACAATCTGGAAATCGATGATGAGGTTGAGAATTCAAATCTCCAGGAGGAATTGGATGATTCATCGTCGGAGGATGCTTTGTACAACGACGTTTTATCGAGTGGTATGTTTGCATCAGGAGAAACGAACGTTCTTCAGTGGCTTCTGGCACTGGATTTGCAGGTTATGGGAGCTTGTAGAGTGGATGAGAGGTTAAAGCCTTTGTTGAAGCTTAATGTTTCTGCTGGTGCTGCTGAAGATCGATTGCTCGCTCATCTTAGTCAA AACTTTGAGCCATCAGAGGTTGGAATGCTCGCGAGGTGTTTGTGCATTCCACTTGTTACAATGCGGGTTGGGAAGATCAGGAAGCAAGGGACGCTGTTGTGTCCAACAACTACAAG GGGGAACTTAAACCTTGCAATATTGCCAACATCAGACTTGCGCATCTCATTCATTGGGGATGACGGCAGCACAGAGAGAGTTGGAACATTTTGCAGTGAATCTGATTGTTCTGCCATAGAGATAAAAGATATTGTGGCAGATGATTCTGGACGCTCGTTCCTTATTAGTATCCCTGATGGTGAGACGTTCTACTTTTGGTGTTCAGAGAAGTCTAAGCTCCTTGGAGATGAGTTGCGGAGAAAG ATGAGGGATTTGATTAAGATGAAGCCTTCCTTGGCTGAGTTAACTGGAATCAATGAATCGCGGATTGACTGTTTCGCCATTCATCTTCGAGCTTATCTTCACGGTTCAGCAGCTATAAATCCTCAAGCAAGTTCCATGATGTCAAGAGATCCTCCTGTTGCTGGCTTTGTTGATTCTTCAGAACTTGGTCTTGATGCCCAGATATCAGTTGCATCTCAGAAACCTCTGCGGCCTGAGCACGTCAGTAGCATGGGATCAAACACCAGCCTGATGAGCAGCCTTAGTCCTATGTCTAATGCTTTTAAAGATAGCATGCTCAGGAACTCATCATCTGTATGTGTTTCTGGAGACGGGCTGAGGCAGCATGGTGATAGCTATCTTTCATGTGTAGATAGCCATATTGCAGGCATAAGTAGCACAGATGCACTTAGTTCAACAAATGTTGAAGACGATAAAATTGGAAGAGAAACTCGTCCTTCAAATGTTTTGGAGCCGTTTGTTGCTGCCCTTCCTTTTCGAGGCTCTGCAGCTACTGTTCATTCTCTGGACTCAACAGTTTTCTCTCCTTATTACTGTTGGTGTCCTCCTGCTGTATCCACTCTGCAGTACTCAGTTGGAACTCCACATTTGCCTATTTTATCCACAGACTCTTCAATACCACTACTTTCGTCAATAGCACCTTCTGCTTGTTCATCTAGTATTTTGACACCAAACCCGTCTCTTGTCACTGATGTCTCCGCTTTAGATTTCCCACCTCTTCTGCCCGAGCCATTGATCAGGTTGCCATTTTCTTTGGGTCCTTCACAGCAAATACCTACTTTCACACCTTTAGTAGGCGACTCTATAGTCCATATTCCTGTTATTGACGTGTGCTCTTCTGGTCAAGGTTACTTTGTCAGTGCAGGTCCTGCTATCTCTGGCAGTATTCCACAGTTACACCCAAATTTAGTGAATCCTTTGATTCCCCCAGAAACAGAATCCATGGCTGAGAAAAGTGCCAGGGAGACACTTCGGTTGCTCATAAATAACTCCAACCAGCCCAGCCCACAGCTGATTGATCTACTGCCTCCTGTGCTTTCTCGTAGTGGTGAAGAGACCCGCAATATGGTGGTTACTGGAAGCAGAGGACTTTACTCTAGAACCATAGGTGTTGATACCACAATAGCAAATGATTTTTCGTTCAAGGGTTTGGCTTCATTATCTGAAAAGCCTGttggtggatggctcgataagaAGAAACTTCGTATACAAGAGATGTTTGTTCCACCGGAGAAACCAGGTATTTCCGGTGAATCTTCAATGGATGATGATTGTGGTTTTatagattttgaaaaagaaacaaagaattGA